TTGTAGGAAAGCGGTAGTGCTGGTTTCGCAGTAGATCTTTTAAAAAGACTCCTTCTCGAACGCCTACGCCACTTGTGATAACCCTTTTTGCTCGAATATGTGAAAGAACCTCTTTAAAAATGAGCGCTCCTTCTTTGATCGTATCATATCTCTCTTTTTTGATGTGGAGTTTTTTGAGTTTATACACCGGAGCCGTGATGATTTTGTCAATAAATCGCTTCTCGTCTTCAAGAGCATAGGTGAATGCATGAAGTTTATCAAGAGGATATTCATTTTTTTCCATGATAGCTCTGGAGAGGGCTCGTATTGTGCCGCCTATTCCTATTGCTGTTTCATTTTTGAAATGCTCAGGTATCTTTTGTAGTTCATTGTGAATGAATTTGATCGCTTTTTCCAGATTTTCTTTCTTATCGAAAAAAAGCTCTTTGAGTCGTACCGTACCAAGATCCAAAGAGACGGTGTCGACTACTTTACGGTTTTGAATCAGAGCAAGTTCCGTTGAGCCTCCACCGATATCTATCGTGATACCGTGCAGTATAGGGAGGAGATTTGCTGCAGCTATTCCTCCAAGCAGAGCTTCCGTTTTTCCATCAATAACTTTTATATTGAGCCCAAGTTCACGTCTGACAACTGAGAGAAAGTGTGATCGGTTGGGAGCATCGCGAAGCGCCGAAGTGGCTACACATAAAATTTTTCGAACTTTAAAAGATTGTGCGATATGCAAAAACTCATGGAGTGCATTGAGTGCTCTTTGCATGGGAACCTCTTGCAAAAGTCCGCCATGTTCATACGCACCCTCTCCAATACGTACTTTACTTTTTGTTTCATTGAGAAGATAAAAACCAAATCGGCTCGTCCGCTCGATAACAATCATACGAGCAGAGTTTGAGCCGATATCTATGATGGCCGTACGTCTTGCCATCACTCTTCTTCGTTGACTATCTGTTTATACTTATATTTAAGTTCCGCAATGGTTTCTACATTGTCAGGATCTGGAACGATACAATCAACCGGACATACGGCAATACAAGCCGGTTCATCATAAAAACCTACACATTCGGTGCATCGGTCAGGATCGATTATGTAGATAGGATCGCCCTCTTCAATCGCCTCTGTGGGGCACTCTTCTCTACATGCATCACAAGCGATGCACTCATCTGTTATCATTAATGACATTCAACCCCCTCTAATCAATGTTTGTCAGAGATTTATAGCCGATATTAGCTTAAAATAACTTTAACAAATGGGACAAGCAAGTTGTGTGGGAATAAAAAGGGATGCAATGGCACCTTTGGCATCTTTTCTATTTCTAATCTCTATTTTGGCACCCATCGCATCGGCTGCACTTCGTGCCAAGAAAAGACCGAGCCCAACTCCGCTTTTGTTCCCTATTCTTTTAAAAGGTGCAAAAAGATCGATACTTTCATCGATTCCCGGTCCCTCATCGAGAACGTCGATTTTGATTCCTCCGCTTACCGGATATGAACGAAGAGTTATTGTGCCGCCTTCTGGAGTGAATTTGATGGCGTTTTGGACAAAATTTTGGATGATATGATTCAGAAGGGTTGGTTGTATCGTGGCCTTGTAGGATTTTGGTTTAAGATCTATTTGAAGCTTTTTGCCCTCATTACTTGCTAAAAGTTGATAGTTGTTGGCTTTTTCTTTGAGATATTCGATCAGATCTATTTCTACCGGCGGTTCAAACTGATCACTCTCTTGTCGGCCAATTTTGAGAACATTTTCTATCATTTTGTTCATTTCATTGATTGTTTTGATATTGAGCTTGATAGTTTCAATATACTCTTCAGGCGTTCTTTTTTTGATCAGTGTCACTTCGTTTTTGAGTTTCATGACGGCCAAAGGCGTTTTGAGCTCATGAGCGATACCGATAAAGAGCTCTTTTTGGTATTTGACGAACGTTTGAACCCTATTGATAAGCATATTGATCGATCTGGCCAATGGCTGAAACTCCAATGGAAGATCTTTGATTTTGATGGGTTTTAAAAGATTTTCATTCATCGATGAGAGTTTGGCAGTCAATTTCATGATATATTTTGTCAAATAGTTAGAAAGCAGTGCAGCGTATACGATAATAAATGCAAATGCCAAGATATTGGTAAAGATGATAATACGGTAGAGCTTTTTTAAAATGAACCGAATGGAAGTGATATCTTTGGAAATTTTGAGATAGGTCTGTTCTTGAAAATCGTAGGGATAGTAAAGGATCATCCAGGTTTTGTTTCTTTTTTTGTCGACAACTCTTTCGATAAGGATTTCATCTTTTGCATTTTGTGGTTTGGAAACTACCTCTACAGAAATATTGAGCGTTTTTTGTAGATAACTACTGTCAATTTTCTGTCCCAAATGGAAATTGGGGGCATTGGTTTTGATGTAGTTTGCTTGTTTTATCAGCTGTTCTTGTATCTCTTCATAGAGCGAGTTTTGAACGGCTTTATAGATGATTGTGGAAAAAAGAGCGATTAGGATAGCTGAAGCTATCACTAATCGTATGAGAAGTTTGGATTTTAGGCTTTGCGAGGATAGCAAAATCGATAGCCCCGTCTTCGTACGGTTTCAATTGTTTGGATACCCAACGGTTTATCAAGTTTTTGCCGAATCTGGTTGATTGCAACTTCGATAACGTTTGGAGTGACGAGTTCTGGTTCCTCCCAGATAGCGTCAAGAAGCTGCTCTTTGGAGACAATTTGATCTTTATGTCTTGCTAAATGGGTAAGGACCTCAAAAGGTTTTCCTTTGAGTTCTATTTCCCGATCTTTGTAAAGAATCTTCTCTTCTTCAGGGTTGATAATCAACTCTTTGATTTCAATGATACTACTTCCGCCAAATCGAAGTCTTGCTTCTATTCTTGCAACAAGTACATCAAAATCGAAAGGTTTTCGAATATAGTCATCTGCTCCAGCTTTTAATGCTTCGATCTCACTCTCTTTGTCATCTCTAGCAGAGAGCACTATGATGACTGTTTTAGGATTGTCCTGTTTAACCTGTGTAACAAGCTCCAAACCGCTGCCATCTGGCAACATCCAATCTACAAGAATAAGATCATAATTTCTGATATCGAGATAGTACTGTGCATCTTTTAAACTTTCACATACATCACTTTGATATCCGAACTCTTTCAACCCCTCCGCCAAGGTCTTGTTGAGTGTGATTTCATCTTCAACAATCAAAATTCTCATGCAGCCGCCCCTTATCTAATTTTAAGAATTGGCAGAATTATAACACAATTTTAGTTTTTTTTAAACAATTTTTTAGCAAATTTTAAAACTTTTTTTATGAAAAATTAAGGGATAGGGAAACTGAGGGTACGCAATGAGAAAGAATTGTCGGTTTTTTTATGCGCATTGTGGCTTTTTTGACAGATGGAAATCTCTTTTTGATCAAAAAAAGGGTCTCTTCGAGTGCTTCTTCAAGAAGTTGAAACCTTCTTTCTTGGAAATGGTGCAAAATAAGTGTTTCTAAAAGGGCATAATCGACAAAATCCTCTTTTTTTTCATAAACCACTTCCAAAAAAATTTCCAAAGGCTGTGGATTGGAACGCTCTTGCGGCAAGATACCGATGATAGCATCGAAGTACAACTGTTCCAATCGAATGGTATATTCCATTAGGCTGCTACTTTTCCTTCTTGGCCTGTCAGTAGCCGTTTGATATTTGGCAGATGTTTATAAAAGATGATGAATGCTAAAAGTAGAAGTGGTGCGTGTGAATGCACATATGGCATGTCCGGATGAATAATAAATGAGGCGAGAATGACAGCAACGAGACCGGACAGAGAAGATAGTGATGAGATTTTTGTTGTTTTTGCTACAATAAGCCAGGTGATAAATCCGATAATTGTTTCCATCGGTAAAAGCACTAATAAAACTCCCATTCCGGTTGCCACACCTTTTCCCCCCTCAAATTTCAAAAATGGGCTGTAACAGTGTCCAAGGACCGTCATGATGCCTATAAGCCACCAGGTAGCCGGAGGAAAGCCGCTCCATTTCGCTATAAGCACTAATACCGCTCCTTTGAGTGCATCAAAAACAACGGTAGCAATGGCCAGTTTTTTGGCAAGCTTTGGATCTTTTTCCTTGACAACCCGTAAGACATTGGTTGCACCTATACTTTTGGAGCCACTTTGTTTGATGTCGACGCCGGCAAAAATTTTGGCAAGAATGTAACCAAAAGGAATGCCTCCGACTAGATACGCTGTGATATAAAATAAAACATTGGGATTTGTGAAAAAATCCATCTATACCCTTTTGATTAATTTTGTATAATTTTAGCTAAAATTAGCTGATAGCAACTATAAGGAGCCTGCTTGAGTGATTTTCATATATTGCAAAAGCGTATACAAGAACTCAAAGAGAAGTTGGGTGTAACGATCGTTGCACATTATTATCAAAAAGATGAAGTGTATGAAATTGCTGATATTACTGGTGACAGTTTGGAACTTGCAAAAAAGGCAAAAGAGAGTGAAAACGAGTGGATACTCTTTTGTGGTGTGGGATTCATGGGGCAAAGCGTCAAGATTTTGGCCCCGGAAAAAAGGGTTGTTATGCCAAAAATTGCATGCTGCGCCATGGCAAGAATGATCGATAGCACCTACTTTGATGAATCGGTCCAGGCGATGGTGGATGCAGGTATCGAAAAAGAGGATATTTTGCCAATCACATATATCAACAGTGGTGCGGAAGTCAAAGCAAAAGTAGGGCAGATGGGTGGAGCAGTCTGTACCAGCAGCAGTGCGGTGAAGATTATTGAAAAAGCGTTGCAAAGTGGGAAAAAGATCCTTTTCGTCCCTGATCGATGTCTTGGACAAAATGTAGCAAGAATGATGGGGTTAAAAAGTGCTGTTATTGGAATCGATTCCAATGAAGCGATCAAAGATGCAGATATCATCTGCTACAACGGTTTTTGTTCCGTTCATCAGCTTTTTACCCTCAAAGATGTGGAGTTTTTCCGAAAGAGATATCCGGGAATCAAAATAGCTGTACATCCAGAGTGTGATCCAAGTGTGTGTGAGGCTGCCGATTTTGTCGGTTCAACGAGTCAGATTATCAAATATGTTCAATCGTTGCCAATTGATCAAAAAGTAGCCGTAGGAACGGAATACAACTTAGTACATAGACTCAGACCAAAAAATACCTATGTGCTTTCTTCGACAAAACCGGAGTGTCCTACGATGAATGAAACGACACTGGAAGATGTGGTCAATGTCCTTGAAGGGATTGAGAGCAATGCGGTTTTAAACGAAATCTTCGTGGACGAAGAGACGAGGAAATGGGCAAAAGTGGCACTGGAGCGAATGTTTGAGTATGTGGAGGCGAAGTGAATCCGTTAGATTTTATGATAGAGGCTTTTGAAGAGGATATAGGAAGAGGCGACTTGTTTGAAAGAGTTGCAGAGTCTAAAAAGGCCGCAGCGAAAATTGTGGCCAAATCCGAAGGTGTTTTAGCAGGTCAGGCATACGTAGAACCCTTTGCCCAATATCTTGAACTAGAGACAAGGTGGGAAAAAAATGATGGAGAGGGTTTCGAAAAAGGGGATGTTATCTGTATGCTTTTTGGAGACTCAATCCACCTTTTACAAGCTGAAAGAACCATTTTGAATACACTCTCTCACGCTTCTGGCATAGCTGCAAAAGCAAGGGCGTTTTGCGAGACTGCACAGGGAAAAATCCATATTTTGGATACGAGAAAAACAAGACCCAAACTCCGAGTATTTGAAAAATATGCTGCGCGAATTGGTGGTGTGACGAATCACAGGATGGGGCTGGATGACTGTTTGATGATAAAAGATACGCACCTTGCTATTTTGGGCGTTGACAATCTTAAAGAAGCGATACAAAGAGCTCGAAAATCGATCCCTTTTACAGCGAAGATCGAGGTTGAGGCTGAAACATTACAAACCGCACAAATCGCTATGGAAGCGGGTGCAGACATTGTGATGTGTGACAATATGGATTTTGAGAGCATTCGGCAAGTGGTTCGGCTTAGAAATGAAGCCTTTCCTCATGTGCTTTTGGAAGCGAGTGGAAATGTTACATTAGAAAATATTGAAAAATATATACAAACCGGTGTGGATGCCATCAGTAGCGGCAGTATCGTGCATCAAGCTGTATGGCCGGATCTATCTATGAAAGTGGAGATATGACCGAGGCTCTACGAAAGATTCAAGAAGTGAACAGGATCGTACTGCTGACCCATGTCAATCCCGATGCAGATACATTGGGAAGCGCCCTTGGGATGTATCATATTTTGCAAAAAATGGGTAAAAAAGCGGTTGTCGTCAATACAACAGAGTTGCCTTACAACCTTGACTTTTTGCCTGGCATTGAAAAGGTCAAAAAACAGCTTCCATCCTCTTATGAACTCATGATCAGTTTTGATTGTGGCAGTTTCGACAGACTTGGTATCGAAGAAAAAGAGGCATTTTTGATCAATTTTGATCACCATAAAAGCAATACCCTTTATGGCGATGTAAACATCATCCAACCAGAGTATGCTTCTACATCGCAAGTAGTGTATGAGTTTGCTAAAAATCACGAATTGCCGGTTGATAAAAATGCCGCTATCTGTTTTTATACAGCTTTGGTAGATGATTGCGGTTTTTTCAAATATGATACTGTCAATGCAAAAACCTTCGAGTTTGCAAAAGAGCTTTGTGAAAAAGGCGTTATTCCAGAATATGTCGCCACAATGCTGACGATGCGGGAGCCTTTGAGTAAAATTCGGCTTATTACGTATGTCTTGGAAACGTTGGAGTTACGGCTCAACGCAAAAGTGGCTGTGGTGAGGGTGACACAGGAGATGCTTAGAAAAAGCGGCGGTACCAAAGAGATGGCTGATGATGCTTTGAATATGGCAAGAAGCCTTGTCACTGTGGAAGTGGCTATTTTATTGAGAGAAGAAGAGGATGGCCGTATCAAAGTCTCTTTGCGTTCGAAAAATGAGGTGGATGTAAGTGTCATTGCGATTATGTTTGGTGGCGGTGGACACAA
This region of Nitratiruptor sp. YY08-10 genomic DNA includes:
- a CDS encoding Ppx/GppA phosphatase family protein translates to MARRTAIIDIGSNSARMIVIERTSRFGFYLLNETKSKVRIGEGAYEHGGLLQEVPMQRALNALHEFLHIAQSFKVRKILCVATSALRDAPNRSHFLSVVRRELGLNIKVIDGKTEALLGGIAAANLLPILHGITIDIGGGSTELALIQNRKVVDTVSLDLGTVRLKELFFDKKENLEKAIKFIHNELQKIPEHFKNETAIGIGGTIRALSRAIMEKNEYPLDKLHAFTYALEDEKRFIDKIITAPVYKLKKLHIKKERYDTIKEGALIFKEVLSHIRAKRVITSGVGVREGVFLKDLLRNQHYRFPTNFEPSVRSLLDRFCINEKQNRCLFRFTKRIYDALHPLYDPDKKYEKILLIASKLTNIGIKIDFYDHHKHSSYIILNDLEYNLTHQEIATISTLVRFHKKKLPSKSHLKALGALLPPTDTINWLSFTLTLAEVLNKDLSCPDFSVEYSEGVILIKSAAKLYLAKEEIKSVEKPAPVAVLFRT
- a CDS encoding YfhL family 4Fe-4S dicluster ferredoxin; translated protein: MSLMITDECIACDACREECPTEAIEEGDPIYIIDPDRCTECVGFYDEPACIAVCPVDCIVPDPDNVETIAELKYKYKQIVNEEE
- a CDS encoding HAMP domain-containing sensor histidine kinase; this translates as MIASAILIALFSTIIYKAVQNSLYEEIQEQLIKQANYIKTNAPNFHLGQKIDSSYLQKTLNISVEVVSKPQNAKDEILIERVVDKKRNKTWMILYYPYDFQEQTYLKISKDITSIRFILKKLYRIIIFTNILAFAFIIVYAALLSNYLTKYIMKLTAKLSSMNENLLKPIKIKDLPLEFQPLARSINMLINRVQTFVKYQKELFIGIAHELKTPLAVMKLKNEVTLIKKRTPEEYIETIKLNIKTINEMNKMIENVLKIGRQESDQFEPPVEIDLIEYLKEKANNYQLLASNEGKKLQIDLKPKSYKATIQPTLLNHIIQNFVQNAIKFTPEGGTITLRSYPVSGGIKIDVLDEGPGIDESIDLFAPFKRIGNKSGVGLGLFLARSAADAMGAKIEIRNRKDAKGAIASLFIPTQLACPIC
- the hsrA gene encoding homeostatic response regulator transcription factor HsrA; protein product: MRILIVEDEITLNKTLAEGLKEFGYQSDVCESLKDAQYYLDIRNYDLILVDWMLPDGSGLELVTQVKQDNPKTVIIVLSARDDKESEIEALKAGADDYIRKPFDFDVLVARIEARLRFGGSSIIEIKELIINPEEEKILYKDREIELKGKPFEVLTHLARHKDQIVSKEQLLDAIWEEPELVTPNVIEVAINQIRQKLDKPLGIQTIETVRRRGYRFCYPRKA
- a CDS encoding dihydroneopterin aldolase gives rise to the protein MEYTIRLEQLYFDAIIGILPQERSNPQPLEIFLEVVYEKKEDFVDYALLETLILHHFQERRFQLLEEALEETLFLIKKRFPSVKKATMRIKKPTILSHCVPSVSLSLNFS
- the plsY gene encoding glycerol-3-phosphate 1-O-acyltransferase PlsY, which encodes MDFFTNPNVLFYITAYLVGGIPFGYILAKIFAGVDIKQSGSKSIGATNVLRVVKEKDPKLAKKLAIATVVFDALKGAVLVLIAKWSGFPPATWWLIGIMTVLGHCYSPFLKFEGGKGVATGMGVLLVLLPMETIIGFITWLIVAKTTKISSLSSLSGLVAVILASFIIHPDMPYVHSHAPLLLLAFIIFYKHLPNIKRLLTGQEGKVAA
- the nadA gene encoding quinolinate synthase NadA; protein product: MSDFHILQKRIQELKEKLGVTIVAHYYQKDEVYEIADITGDSLELAKKAKESENEWILFCGVGFMGQSVKILAPEKRVVMPKIACCAMARMIDSTYFDESVQAMVDAGIEKEDILPITYINSGAEVKAKVGQMGGAVCTSSSAVKIIEKALQSGKKILFVPDRCLGQNVARMMGLKSAVIGIDSNEAIKDADIICYNGFCSVHQLFTLKDVEFFRKRYPGIKIAVHPECDPSVCEAADFVGSTSQIIKYVQSLPIDQKVAVGTEYNLVHRLRPKNTYVLSSTKPECPTMNETTLEDVVNVLEGIESNAVLNEIFVDEETRKWAKVALERMFEYVEAK
- the nadC gene encoding carboxylating nicotinate-nucleotide diphosphorylase — translated: MNPLDFMIEAFEEDIGRGDLFERVAESKKAAAKIVAKSEGVLAGQAYVEPFAQYLELETRWEKNDGEGFEKGDVICMLFGDSIHLLQAERTILNTLSHASGIAAKARAFCETAQGKIHILDTRKTRPKLRVFEKYAARIGGVTNHRMGLDDCLMIKDTHLAILGVDNLKEAIQRARKSIPFTAKIEVEAETLQTAQIAMEAGADIVMCDNMDFESIRQVVRLRNEAFPHVLLEASGNVTLENIEKYIQTGVDAISSGSIVHQAVWPDLSMKVEI
- a CDS encoding bifunctional oligoribonuclease/PAP phosphatase NrnA — translated: MTEALRKIQEVNRIVLLTHVNPDADTLGSALGMYHILQKMGKKAVVVNTTELPYNLDFLPGIEKVKKQLPSSYELMISFDCGSFDRLGIEEKEAFLINFDHHKSNTLYGDVNIIQPEYASTSQVVYEFAKNHELPVDKNAAICFYTALVDDCGFFKYDTVNAKTFEFAKELCEKGVIPEYVATMLTMREPLSKIRLITYVLETLELRLNAKVAVVRVTQEMLRKSGGTKEMADDALNMARSLVTVEVAILLREEEDGRIKVSLRSKNEVDVSVIAIMFGGGGHKRAAGFTAQETSFEKVLDALLEVLKKEID